Proteins co-encoded in one Flavobacterium sp. M31R6 genomic window:
- a CDS encoding nucleoside phosphorylase encodes MAIQQSELILNPDGSVYHLNLKPEHIAHDIIFVGDQDRVAKITKHFDSIEFSTQKREFKTQTGTYKGKRLTVMSTGIGPDNIDIVINELDALVNIDLETRKPKEKLTSLNIIRIGTSGSLHADIPVDSFVMAQFGLGLDNMLRSYLVDTVSNVEMENAFVEHTNWDLRKGKPVVIPCSSVLEKRIESDKMHKGITATAGGFYGPQGRILRLNIQDSTLNSKMDNFLFEGTRITNLEMETSAIYGLSALLGHHALSLNAIIANRANGTFSSDPYKAVDELIEYTLGKLAEK; translated from the coding sequence ATGGCTATTCAACAATCCGAATTAATACTCAATCCTGACGGGAGTGTGTATCATCTTAATTTGAAACCCGAACATATCGCTCACGATATTATTTTTGTGGGGGATCAAGATCGAGTGGCAAAAATTACCAAACATTTTGATTCTATTGAATTTTCTACTCAAAAAAGAGAATTCAAAACTCAAACAGGGACTTACAAAGGCAAACGCTTAACGGTGATGTCTACCGGAATTGGTCCAGATAATATTGATATTGTTATCAATGAACTGGATGCATTGGTTAATATAGATTTGGAAACCAGAAAACCAAAAGAAAAGCTAACATCTTTAAACATAATCCGAATAGGAACTTCGGGTTCTTTGCATGCGGATATTCCTGTGGATAGTTTTGTGATGGCCCAATTTGGTTTGGGACTAGACAATATGCTCCGCTCCTATTTGGTTGATACTGTTTCAAATGTTGAAATGGAAAATGCATTTGTTGAACACACCAATTGGGACTTGCGAAAAGGAAAACCTGTTGTTATTCCTTGTTCTTCGGTATTGGAAAAAAGAATAGAAAGTGACAAAATGCACAAAGGAATCACAGCAACTGCAGGTGGTTTTTATGGCCCGCAAGGACGTATTTTGCGTTTGAATATTCAAGATTCAACATTAAATTCCAAAATGGATAATTTCCTTTTTGAAGGAACCAGAATTACCAACCTCGAAATGGAAACTTCAGCCATTTATGGACTTTCCGCTCTTTTAGGGCATCATGCGTTGTCATTAAATGCGATTATTGCTAACCGTGCCAACGGAACTTTTAGCAGCGATCCATATAAAGCCGTAGATGAATTGATTGAATATACATTGGGGAAATTAGCAGAGAAATAA
- a CDS encoding translation initiation factor, producing the protein MDLKDQLKNLFPDHEMAPEEAVEKEAHELYVQKEPMICKFEKRKGKATTIIEGYEGTDEDFKILAKEIKTKLSVGGTFKDDSIIIQGDYRDKIMTILKEKGFKVKRVGG; encoded by the coding sequence ATGGATTTAAAAGACCAATTGAAGAATCTTTTTCCAGACCACGAAATGGCTCCCGAGGAGGCAGTTGAAAAAGAAGCACATGAATTATATGTTCAAAAAGAGCCTATGATTTGCAAATTCGAAAAAAGAAAAGGAAAAGCGACCACTATAATTGAAGGTTACGAAGGAACTGACGAAGATTTTAAAATACTGGCCAAAGAAATCAAAACCAAATTGAGTGTTGGTGGTACTTTTAAAGATGATTCTATTATCATTCAAGGTGATTATCGTGATAAAATAATGACTATTTTAAAAGAAAAAGGTTTTAAAGTAAAACGCGTTGGAGGATAG